A genomic segment from Aegilops tauschii subsp. strangulata cultivar AL8/78 chromosome 1, Aet v6.0, whole genome shotgun sequence encodes:
- the LOC109785611 gene encoding mitochondrial import inner membrane translocase subunit Tim9: MDTSGAAAAAAGGGSEEEDQARLAAITDNLKARDSIRLYTWLSHRCFSDCVTTFYRKTLGKREGDCVRACVRKYQLATAASAARFNKLADPSAAADDEDEDD, translated from the exons ATGGACACcagcggcgccgccgccgccgccgccggcggagGCAGCGAGGAGGAGGACCAGGCCCGCCTGGCCGCCATCACCGACAACCTCAAGGCCCGTGACTC GATCCGGCTGTACACCTGGCTCTCGCACCGGTGCTTCTCCGACTGCGTCACCACCTTCTACCGCAAGACGCTGGGCAAGCGCGAGGGGGACTGCGTCCGCGCCTGCGTCCGCAAGTACCAGCTCGCCACCGCCGCGTCCGCCGCCCGCTTCAACAAGCTCGCCGACCCCTCCGCCGCggccgacgacgaggacgaggacgactgA